Proteins encoded by one window of Vitis vinifera cultivar Pinot Noir 40024 chromosome 10, ASM3070453v1:
- the LOC100252085 gene encoding uncharacterized protein LOC100252085, translating to MDLHLKNLFGRFQEQFGSGPGLGPGSGTCLMKVEGIAPAFIKSIFRAAAALYRTDPWKRLRPGHLFGIRVGKDSDWSSKKQPFPCVQFIGGDGGDLGFIMFRSENNARRMTSSRETIRVPNVEVLRVTYELESIIFPSNQRMIRSLSLEASGTDRFPAIDVARCMSSGGLQFRNPTLEELRFVYAFMKAISLLHPLLQQDKEAGPKWSRLMCFEPFIETVDVQWPPEMAKGYDLVAVTVSHPPGQAYEEKTSSTASSTPTKYAEPPKEDVFVDTKVASTVGLRQCAMCDKEVHGEQSLCCGRCRAVIYCSPVCQKQHWKETHKSLCGLYKAMMEREEELAMKIFMFPCAVDLPCKWLESLGIHQKGMWRRKCSCYSHCPFGLLPVKGGLWDSWGGLDDEEYPRDSPFHNHFLREGMSSPILLSSWSEYYNLRSLSLSSPVADILSHALTVYYILTTLSTSSKNLLLKGKEVILHYLGPEGELDWMPAFAEVGHLLNGLGNIQIVMVGPEVPTNLSGTTSGISSRVRVNLVRGFYQEEATYLPPPHVVVALNCGLECYASWMGTLDLIKSMGIPAFFTDQCEISCANAKQVLRNAGLHITHPVTPNPFRSPVRYHGPANNLPSYSNGFVLGVNT from the coding sequence ATGGATTTGCATTTGAAGAATTTGTTTGGGAGATTCCAAGAGCAGTTTGGTTCTGGTCCTGGACTGGGTCCTGGATCTGGAACATGTCTTATGAAAGTAGAAGGCATTGCTCCTGCTTTCATTAAGTCGATATTTAGAGCTGCAGCGGCTCTTTATAGAACTGATCCATGGAAGAGGTTGCGGCCTGGGCATTTGTTTGGAATCCGAGTTGGGAAAGATTCAGATTGGTCCAGCAAGAAACAGCCGTTCCCTTGTGTCCAATTCATTGGAGGGGATGGTGGGGATCTTGGATTTATTATGTTCAGATCAGAAAATAATGCTCGGAGGATGACCAGCTCTAGAGAGACAATTCGGGTTCCAAATGTTGAGGTTTTAAGGGTCACATATGAATTGGAGTCTATAATTTTTCCATCAAACCAGAGAATGATTAGGTCTTTGTCATTGGAAGCGTCAGGGACTGATCGGTTTCCTGCTATTGATGTTGCCCGGTGCATGTCATCAGGTGGGCTTCAGTTTAGGAATCCGACTCTTGAAGAGCTTAGGTTTGTGTATGCCTTCATGAAAGCCATTTCTTTGTTACACCCCTTGCTTCAGCAAGATAAAGAAGCTGGTCCAAAGTGGTCAAGGCTGATGTGTTTTGAGCCATTCATTGAAACAGTTGATGTGCAGTGGCCTCCTGAAATGGCCAAGGGTTATGATCTTGTTGCAGTGACAGTCTCACATCCACCCGGTCAGGCATATGAGGAAAAGACCAGCTCAACGGCTAGCTCAACACCTACCAAATATGCAGAACCGCCTAAGGAGGATGTTTTTGTTGATACAAAAGTGGCCTCAACCGTGGGTTTGAGGCAGTGTGCAATGTGTGATAAAGAAGTTCATGGAGAACAATCCCTATGTTGTGGGCGATGTCGAGCAGTTATTTACTGCAGTCCTGTCTGCCAGAAGCAACACTGGAAGGAGACACATAAAAGCTTGTGTGGTCTCTACAAAGCTATGatggaaagagaagaagagtTGGCAATGAAAATCTTCATGTTCCCATGTGCTGTAGATCTACCATGTAAATGGCTTGAATCCTTAGGTATCCATCAAAAGGGTATGTGGAGGAGAAAGTGTAGTTGCTATTCTCACTGCCCTTTCGGTCTCCTTCCTGTTAAAGGTGGGCTGTGGGATTCATGGGGTGGACTGGATGATGAAGAATATCCTCGCGATTCACCTTTTCACAATCATTTTTTAAGAGAAGGGATGTCAAGTCCAATCCTTCTCTCCAGTTGGTCTGAGTACTACAATCTCCGGTCACTGTCATTGTCAAGCCCTGTTGCAGACATTCTCTCACATGCATTGACAGTTTATTACATATTAACCACTCTCAGTACCAGTTCAAAGAACCTTTTACTCAAAGGGAAAGAGGTGATTCTTCACTACCTTGGACCTGAAGGGGAGTTGGATTGGATGCCAGCTTTTGCAGAGGTTGGTCATCTACTCAATGGGTTGGGCAACATACAGATAGTGATGGTGGGACCTGAAGTTCCAACCAATTTGTCGGGCACAACTTCGGGAATAAGTAGCAGAGTGAGGGTGAATCTTGTGAGGGGTTTTTACCAGGAGGAAGCGACCTATCTGCCGCCTCCTCATGTTGTTGTTGCACTTAACTGTGGATTGGAGTGTTATGCCAGTTGGATGGGAACTCTTGATTTAATCAAATCCATGGGAATTCCAGCCTTCTTTACAGACCAGTGTGAAATTTCATGTGCAAATGCTAAACAGGTTCTTCGTAATGCTGGACTGCACATCACTCATCCTGTGACACCAAATCCTTTTCGCTCTCCAGTGAGATATCATGGCCCGGCTAACAATCTTCCTTCATATAGCAATGGTTTTGTGCTCGGAGTGAATACATGA
- the LOC100260546 gene encoding 15.4 kDa class V heat shock protein — translation MDFSPFQPSSWHFLFTSPLLVSYQFTPDNYVHWTETPESHIYSANLPGVRKEEIRVELEDSRYLIIRTEAIDESTKPAKSFMRKFRLPDMIDIDGISAGYEDGVLTVTVPRSFVRRGFYIDPGDLPEQLELLARAA, via the exons ATGGACTTCTCACCATTTCAGCCTTCTTCCTGGCATTTCCTCTTCACCTCTCCTCTTCTTGTTTCCTACCAATTCACCCCAGATAACTATGTTCATTGGACCGAAACACCCGAGTCTCACATTTACTCAGCCAACCTTCCTG GTGTGAGGAAAGAGGAGATAAGAGTGGAGCTTGAGGACTCAAGATACCTCATAATCCGGACAGAGGCCATTGATGAATCAACAAAGCCTGCAAAGAGCTTCATGAGGAAATTCCGGCTTCCAGATATGATAGATATCGATGGCATCTCAGCTGGGTATGAGGATGGAGTCTTGACAGTTACAGTGCCAAGATCTTTTGTGAGGAGGGGATTCTATATTGATCCTGGAGACTTACCAGAACAGCTAGAACTTCTTGCAAGGGCAGCTTGA